GCGAGCTGAGGCGCCAGACGTCTGCCCATTTCCCCTCCGAGCGCTTGCAGCCCGCTCATAGGCCGTACCATGACTTCGAAGTCGACGATCGAGCCGGCCTCATCGAAGCGAATCATGTCGATCCCCTTGAGCTGGCGATCGCCAACCCGTGCGCTGAACTCCAGCACCACGTTCAGCCCATCGGCGCTGGCAAGCTGGCGGTGGTAGGCGAAGTCCTCGAATACCGTCAGCACGGTGTTGAGGATGAGATTGACGGCCATGGCGCCCTCATAGGGCTTGAAGGCCATCGGCGAGCGGAAGACGGCGTGTGGCTGCAGCAGCTCCGGCAACTGGCTGAGGTCTCGGGACTGGATCATCCGATGCCAGCGTTGCAGGGTGGCGGCAGCAGGCTGCTGTAACGAGCAATCGACGTTCATGCGCGACTCCTAGCGGGATGTTTCGGAAAGACGGTTCAAGCGAATGGTGTGAGGAAGGGCATTGGGCCTGACTCGCTACGCGTCCGTCGGAGCGCATCGAAGCAAGCCAGCCGCAACGACTCGACCCGGACCGTCAATAAGGCCCGGCTCGCCTGCCACTCACAACTCGGCAGCGAGGCGAGAGCCCTGGTTGATGGCGCGCTTGGCATCCAGCTCCGCGGCGACATCGGCACCGCCGATCAGGTGCACCCGGGCACCCGCCGTCTCGAGCTCGGCCTGCAGCTCACGTAGCGGATACTGACCGGCGCAGACGATCACCGTATCGACCGGCAACACCTGCGGCTCGCCCTCGGCAACGCGGATATGCAGGCCCTGATCATCCACCTTCAGATAGTCCACCGCGCTGATCATCTGCACCCGCTTGTTCTTCAGCCCGGTGCGGTGAATCCAGCCGGTGGTCTTGCCCAACCCGTTGCCAACCTTGCTCTTCTTGCGCTGCAGCAGATACACCTGGCGTGCCGGCGCGTGCGGTGCCGGCTGGATGCCGGCGATGCCGCCACGCGCCTCGAGCCCGAGATCGATGCCCCATTCCTTCCAGAAGGCCTCGCGGTCGAGGCTGGTCGACTCGCCCTGATGCGTGATGAACTCCGACACGTCGAAGCCGATACCGCCGGCGCCGATCACCGCGACACGCTGGCCGACCGGCTTGCGCTGCAGGATCGCATCGAGATAGCTGATCACCATGGGATGGTCGATGCCAGGAATGTCCGGCGTTCGCGGCACGATGCCGGTTGCCAGAATGATTTCATCGTAGCCGCCAGCCAACAGGTCCTTGGCAGTGACACGGGTATTGAGCCGCACGTCGACGCCAGTGCTCGCGAGTTTGCTGCCGAAATAGCGCAGGGTTTCGTAGAACTCTTCCTTGCCGGGCACCCGCTTGGCGACATTGAACTGGCCGCCAATCTCGCCAGCGGAATCGAACAGCGTGACCTGATGGCCTCGCTCCGCTGCAACCGTGGCCGCAGACAGCCCGGCCGGACCCGCACCGACGACCGCGACCTTCTTCACCGTTGCGGTCGGGATGTAATTGAGCTCGGTTTCGTAGCAGGCGCGCGGGTTGACCAGACAGGTCGTGAGCTTGCCGCTGAACGTGTGGTCCAGGCAGGCCTGGTTGCAGCCGATGCAGGTATTGATGGTATCGCTGCGGTCAGCCGCCGCCTTGTTGACGAAGTCAGGATCGGCCAGGAACGGCCGCGCCATCGAAACCATATCGGCGTCGCCCTCGGCCAATACCTGCTCGGCTACTTCGGGGGTGTTGATGCGGTTCGTGGTCACCAGCGGAATGCCGACCTGACCACGCAGCTTGGCGGTGACCTTGGTGAAGGCCGCGCGGGGCACCTTGGTGGCGATGGTCGGAATGCGCGCCTCGTGCCAGCCGATGCCGGTGTTGATCAGGGTGGCACCGGCCTGTTCGATGGCCTTGGCCAGCATCACCACTTCGTCCCAGGTGCTGCCGCCCTCGATCAGGTCCAGCATCGACAACCGATAGATGATGATGAAATCGGGACCGACCGCTTCGCGCACGCGGCGCACGATCTCGACGGGCAGGCGCATGCGATTTTCGTAGCTGCCGCCCCAACGGTCGGTACGCTGATTGGTGTGCGCCACCAGGAACTGGTTGATGAAGTAGCCTTCCGAACCCATGATCTCGACGCCGTCATAGTTGGCCTGCTGCGCCAGGCTCGCGCAGGCCGCGAAATCACGGATTTGCTTTTCGATGCCTTCCTCGTCCAGCTCGCGCGGCGTGAACGGGTTGATCGGGGCCTGGATGGCGCTCGGCGCGATCAGTTGAGGGCTGTAGGCATAACGCCCGGCATGCAGGATCTGCATGCAGATCTTGCCCCCGGCCTCATGAACGGCCTGGGTGACGATCTTGTGTTCTTCGGCTTCTTCGGGGGTCGACAGTTTGGCCGCCCCCGCACGCACGCAACCCTCCTCGTTGGGGCCTACCCCGCCGGTCACGATCAGGCCGACGCCGCCCCGGGCACGCTCGGCGAAAAACGCCGCCATCCGCTCGAAGCCGTTGGGCATCTCTTCAAGGCCAGTGTGCATCGAGCCCATCAGCGTGCGATTGCGCAACGTGGTGAAGCCCAGGTCCAACGGAGCCAGCAGGTGCGGAAAAGCGGTCATGTTCATTCCTCGATCAGACGGCACAGGCGGCACCCTGTAGCCAACGGTAGAATCGCCACGCCTCGTGGGACGGTGGTCGCTGTGCAGCGAAGATAAACAGCCGCTGCGACCGGCTCAATGATCGAAAATTACAACTACCTGATCCTGGCGCGCAAAAGCGCTTGGCATTCATCGCGCGTATGCCTAGTCTTTCCACACGAATCTCCAGCAGCCATCTTCATGCGCACCTACAGCAAACTGATCGGGCTGGCGGCGCTCGCCCTGGCCTCGCTCATCATCTATCTGGACTGGACGGGGGACCGGCGCAGCGGCCCGCTGCTGTCCGACTTACGCACGCTGCCCATCGAAAGCCAGGGACACCCCGCAGCCGCCGGCAACCTGCTCGCGGTGCAAACCCGCCTGATGCCAGCCGACTATCAGAGCAGGGAGCGCCTGCAACTGAAGTTCTCCACATACCTGGACCAGGCGCAGGCTGCAGGCTTGCTGGGGCCACGCACCGTGGTGGTCTTGCCCGAGCATGTCGGCACCGGTTTGTTTGCCCTTGGCGAAAAGCCTGAAGTCCAGCAGGCGCGCACGCTGCGCGACGCCATGCAATGGATGGCGCTGAGCAACCCCTGGGACTATTTGCGGGCGCTGGTGGGACATGAGGGCAAGGACCGCCGCACCGAGGCCGTACTGAAGATCAAAGGGCAGCAGATGGCCGAGGACTATCAGCGCATCTTCGGTGGTCTGGCGAAACGCTATGGCGTCACGCTCGTCGCCGGGTCCATCGTACTGCCCGAGCCGCGTCTCGAAGACGGCCGCCTGCGGACAGGCAGGGGGCCGCTTCGGCAGGTCAGTCTGAGCTTCGCGGCCGATGGCCAGCCCATAGGCCCATTGCAATACAAGGTCGCGTTGAGCCGCTACGAACGCCGTTACAGCAAGCCAGGCGATGCCTCTCCTGCCACTTTGGCGACACCCGCCGGCCGGCTCGCCGTGCTGATAGGCTGCGATGCGTACACCCGCACGCCGCCTCCCGACGCCGAACTGCTTGCGCTGACAGGCGCACGCGATGACCCGGCCACTGCCTGCGCGGTCGAAGCCATGCCGCAGACAACCCTGCCGCGCGCAGAGGTGCATACCTTCGGTCTGCCCTGGAGCCTGGTTGGCTCGCCCCATCGCCCCGCACGGCAACACCGCAGCCAACCCATGCAATTGACCAACCTCTGGTTACCGGAGCGGCCATGAATCGGCAGCGGGTGCGCCTGGGTGATCTCTCGGTTGGCTTCGTACACAGTCTGAGCAGCGCGCTGCAGGAGCGACAGATCGATCCTCAGCCCCTGCTCGAGGCCTACGGACTGGATTCGGCGCGGCTCAGCGAACCACGTGCGCGCCTGTCGATCCCACGCTATATGCGGCTTGGTCACGCGGCCATTCAACTGACCGGAAATCCCGGGCTGGGTCTCGAGATGGGACGGCTGCGCAAACCCGGTCATCTTGGCCTGGTCGGCGTCACGGCTACGCAGGCACCGACCGTTCGCGAAGCGGCGCGCGCGCTGATCCGCTACGAACCGCTGTATGCCTCCAATTACCGCGGCGCCTCCAGCTTCCATGAGGATGCCGAAGGCGCCTGGTTACGCTTCTATTCGATCAGCCC
This DNA window, taken from Stutzerimonas stutzeri, encodes the following:
- a CDS encoding nuclear transport factor 2 family protein, coding for MNVDCSLQQPAAATLQRWHRMIQSRDLSQLPELLQPHAVFRSPMAFKPYEGAMAVNLILNTVLTVFEDFAYHRQLASADGLNVVLEFSARVGDRQLKGIDMIRFDEAGSIVDFEVMVRPMSGLQALGGEMGRRLAPQLAALKV
- a CDS encoding NADPH-dependent 2,4-dienoyl-CoA reductase, with product MTAFPHLLAPLDLGFTTLRNRTLMGSMHTGLEEMPNGFERMAAFFAERARGGVGLIVTGGVGPNEEGCVRAGAAKLSTPEEAEEHKIVTQAVHEAGGKICMQILHAGRYAYSPQLIAPSAIQAPINPFTPRELDEEGIEKQIRDFAACASLAQQANYDGVEIMGSEGYFINQFLVAHTNQRTDRWGGSYENRMRLPVEIVRRVREAVGPDFIIIYRLSMLDLIEGGSTWDEVVMLAKAIEQAGATLINTGIGWHEARIPTIATKVPRAAFTKVTAKLRGQVGIPLVTTNRINTPEVAEQVLAEGDADMVSMARPFLADPDFVNKAAADRSDTINTCIGCNQACLDHTFSGKLTTCLVNPRACYETELNYIPTATVKKVAVVGAGPAGLSAATVAAERGHQVTLFDSAGEIGGQFNVAKRVPGKEEFYETLRYFGSKLASTGVDVRLNTRVTAKDLLAGGYDEIILATGIVPRTPDIPGIDHPMVISYLDAILQRKPVGQRVAVIGAGGIGFDVSEFITHQGESTSLDREAFWKEWGIDLGLEARGGIAGIQPAPHAPARQVYLLQRKKSKVGNGLGKTTGWIHRTGLKNKRVQMISAVDYLKVDDQGLHIRVAEGEPQVLPVDTVIVCAGQYPLRELQAELETAGARVHLIGGADVAAELDAKRAINQGSRLAAEL
- a CDS encoding carbon-nitrogen hydrolase; this encodes MRTYSKLIGLAALALASLIIYLDWTGDRRSGPLLSDLRTLPIESQGHPAAAGNLLAVQTRLMPADYQSRERLQLKFSTYLDQAQAAGLLGPRTVVVLPEHVGTGLFALGEKPEVQQARTLRDAMQWMALSNPWDYLRALVGHEGKDRRTEAVLKIKGQQMAEDYQRIFGGLAKRYGVTLVAGSIVLPEPRLEDGRLRTGRGPLRQVSLSFAADGQPIGPLQYKVALSRYERRYSKPGDASPATLATPAGRLAVLIGCDAYTRTPPPDAELLALTGARDDPATACAVEAMPQTTLPRAEVHTFGLPWSLVGSPHRPARQHRSQPMQLTNLWLPERP